From a region of the Balaenoptera musculus isolate JJ_BM4_2016_0621 chromosome 15, mBalMus1.pri.v3, whole genome shotgun sequence genome:
- the LOC118880981 gene encoding zinc finger protein 256-like, translated as MLQDPPQVPMVAAAFMVPGQGHVIFEDVAVSSQEEWGLLNDAQRLLYCDVMLENLSLIASLGCWRAVGTEEAASEQCVSVELVTQDRNPNPDPSILKTLTSDTGALVEKDVLYLAEHQGVHPVLKPSSSGACGKMFTSHLQQHQKQPIGEKHLRSEENGALLVTSCKVFLPVNMFTCGEVEKAFLGSLGFPPHQPSHYGEHPGTSRQSREVSHPGEGHYECSECGKAFSKKYKFTDHLRVHTGEKPYECSDCGKFFRLTSSLTHHRKVHTGKRLYECCNCGKVFAHKYKLVEHQRIHTGERSYECNQCGKAFLQKDTLVQHQKVHTGENPKSSECGKPFLYKKNLLVHHRIHIGEKPYGCSKCGKSFIFKKKAS; from the coding sequence ATGCTACAGGACCCGCCCCAGGTTCCCATGGTAGCAGCAGCATTTATGGTCCCTGGACAGGGCCATGTGATCTTTGAGGATGTGGCTGTGTCCTCCCAGGAGGAGTGGGGTCTCCTTAACGATGCTCAGAGACTCCTCTACTGTGACGTGATGCTGGAGAACCTGTCACTTATAGCCTCCCTGGGGTGTTGGCGTGCAGTAGGTACTGAGGAGGCTGCTTCTGAACAATGTGTTTCTGTAGAACTAGTGACACAAGACAGGAATCCAAATCCAGACCCATCTATCCTGAAGACTCTTACTTCGGATACGGGTGCCCTGGTAGAGAAAGATGTTTTGTACCTGGCTGAGCACCAAGGAGTGCATCCTGTGCTGAAACCGTCCTCTTCTGGGGCCTGTGGGAAAATGTTCACTTCTCACCTACAGCAGCACCAGAAGCAGCCCATTGGAGAGAAACACCTCAGAAGCGAGGAGAATGGGGCCTTGCTTGTGACGAGCTGCAAAGTCTTTTTACCCGTCAATATGTTCACATGCGGAGAGGTTGAGAAGGCTTTCCTAGGCAGCTTGGGCTTTCCCCCACACCAGCCCTCCCACTATGGAGAGCACCCAGGTACAAGCAGGCAGAGCAGGGAGGTCTCTCACCCTGGGGAAGGGCATTACGAGTGCAGCGAATGTGGCAAAGCCTTCAGTAAGAAGTATAAATTCACGGACCACCTGAGAGTTCACACTGGTGAAAAACCTTATGAGTGCAGTGACTGCGGGAAGTTCTTTAGACTCACCTCCAGTCTTACTCACCATAGGAAGGTTCATACAGGAAAAAGGCTTTATGAGTGCTGTAATTGTGGGAAAGTGTTTGCCCACAAATATAAACTTGTTGAGCAccagagaatccacactggagaaagATCCTATGAGTGTAAtcaatgtgggaaagccttcctTCAAAAGGATACACTTGTTCAGCACCAAAAAGTCCACACTGGAGAAAATCCTAAGAGCAGTGAATGTGGGAAGCCCTTCCTTTACAAAAAAAATCTCCTTGTGCATCATAGGATCCATATTGGAGAAAAGCCTTATGGGTGTAGCAAATGTGGGAAGTCATTCATCTTCAAAAAAAAGGCTTCTTGA
- the LOC118880982 gene encoding zinc finger protein 3-like gives MCSECGKAYVYKGSLVVHKRIHTREKAYGCKCGKFFTSSSALSKHQNVHTAERSYECSECGKAFKVKIKLVEHQRIHTGERPYECNQCGKAFKLKYTLVRHQTVHTGEKPFNCNECGKPFSYKTSLLEHQRIHTGERPHTCSKCGEAFVYRGSLVVHQRIHTGERPYMCSECGEAFVYRRSLIVHQVIHTREKP, from the coding sequence atgtgcagtgaatgtgggaaagcctatGTCTACAAAGGAAGTCTTGTTGTGCATAAGAGAATTCACACCAGAGAAAAGGCTTATGGGTGTAAATGTGGGAAGTTCTTTACAAGCAGCTCTGCCCTCAGTAAACACCAGAATGTTCACACTGCAGAAAGGtcttatgagtgcagtgaatgtgggaaagctttcaaGGTCAAAATTAAACTTGTTGAGCAccagagaatccacactggagaaagACCCTATGAGTGTAAtcaatgtgggaaagccttcaagCTCAAGTATACACTTGTTCGGCACCAAACTGTCCACACTGGAGAAAAGCCTTTTAATTGCAATGAATGTGGCAAGCCTTTCAGTTACAAAACAAGTCTTCTTGAGCAccagagaatccacactggagaaaggcctcaTACGTGCAGTAAATGTGGGGAAGCCTTTGTCTACAGAGGAAGTCTTGTTGTCCAccagagaatccacactggagaaaggccttatatGTGCAGTGAATGTGGAGAAGCCTTTGTCTACAGAAGAAGTCTTATTGTCCACCAGGTAATCCATACTAGAGAAAAACCTTGA